A part of Rhinolophus ferrumequinum isolate MPI-CBG mRhiFer1 chromosome 11, mRhiFer1_v1.p, whole genome shotgun sequence genomic DNA contains:
- the LOC117030928 gene encoding calcitonin gene-related peptide 2: MSFWKYSPFLALGILVLYQAGILQAAPFRSILQSRMDSSRLTEEELCLLLASMMKDYLQNKISEMQLEQETENSGITAQKRGCNTATCVTDKLAGLLSRSGGMLKSNFVPTYVGSKAFGRRRRDLQE; this comes from the exons ATGAGCTTCTGGAAGTACTCCCCCTTCCTTGCTCTTGGCATCTTGGTCCTGTACCAGGCGGGCATCCTCCAGGCAGCGCCATTCAG GTCTATCTTGCAGAGCCGCATGGATTCTTCTAGACTCACTGAGGAGGAATTGTGCCTCCTACTGGCTTCAATGATGAAGGACTATCTGCAGAACAAGATCAGTGAGATGCAACTGGAGCAGGAGACTGAGAACTCTGG CATCACTGCCCAGAAGAGAGGCTGCAACACTGCCACCTGTGTGACCGATAAGCTGGCTGGCTTGCTGAGCAGATCTGGGGGCATGCTGAAGAGCAACTTCGTGCCTACCTACGTGGGCTCCAAAGCCTTTGGCCGTCGCCGCAGGGACCTTCAGGAATGA